One stretch of Pseudoxanthomonas sp. Root65 DNA includes these proteins:
- a CDS encoding ferredoxin--NADP reductase has protein sequence MAIAHFPLKLVGRRMLAPSVGHYSFVRDDGLPLDFIPGQFIQVHFHYADGTATKRSYSLATIHDHAIGPGEAVEIAVSYVPGGAATALFEGLPEGGHVEASGPFGRFCLMPGDHNARYLLIATGTGVTPYRSMLPQLEALMAERGVEVVLLQGARTPAELLYGDDFRAFADAHPGFRYVPCLSRELPAEPHADVRQGYVQQHLAEFAPDAARDIAYLCGNPDMVDACFEALKGHGLPIPQIRREKYVSSK, from the coding sequence TTGGCGATCGCGCATTTCCCGTTGAAGCTCGTCGGACGCCGCATGCTGGCGCCCAGCGTGGGCCACTACAGCTTCGTCCGCGACGACGGGCTGCCGCTGGATTTCATCCCCGGCCAGTTCATCCAGGTGCATTTCCACTACGCCGACGGCACCGCCACCAAGCGCAGCTATTCGCTGGCGACCATCCATGACCATGCGATCGGCCCGGGCGAAGCGGTGGAGATCGCGGTCAGCTACGTGCCCGGTGGCGCGGCGACCGCGCTGTTCGAGGGCCTGCCGGAGGGCGGTCACGTCGAGGCCAGCGGACCGTTCGGCCGCTTCTGCCTGATGCCCGGCGACCACAATGCGCGCTATCTGCTGATCGCCACCGGTACCGGCGTGACGCCCTACCGCTCGATGCTGCCGCAGCTGGAAGCGCTGATGGCCGAACGTGGCGTGGAGGTCGTGCTGTTGCAGGGCGCGCGCACGCCGGCCGAGCTGCTGTACGGCGACGACTTCCGCGCCTTCGCCGACGCGCACCCCGGTTTCCGCTACGTGCCCTGCCTGTCGCGCGAGCTGCCGGCCGAGCCGCATGCCGACGTGCGCCAGGGCTACGTGCAGCAGCACCTGGCCGAGTTCGCACCCGACGCCGCGCGCGACATCGCCTACCTGTGCGGCAATCCGGACATGGTCGATGCCTGCTTCGAGGCGCTGAAGGGACACGGCCTGCCGATCCCGCAGATACGGCGCGAGAAGTACGTCAGCAGCAAATAG
- a CDS encoding ABC transporter ATP-binding protein: MASTTTAPAAVPALAITDLRKVYDTGVQALKGVSLQVEPGDFFALLGPNGAGKSTLIGVVSSLVNKSSGQVGVFGVDIDRDRDGAMRLLGLVPQEINFNMFEKPLDICVNYAGFYGIPRAEALVRAEEELKRAQLWEKAHVMSRTLSGGMKRRLMIARAMMTRPRLLILDEPTAGVDIEIRRGMWKTLKDINEAGTTIILTTHYLEEAESLCRNLAIIDRGVIVEQGPMRALLAKLDVEGFLFDIDGELPAQLPVIEGTTLSATDSHTLDLDMPRAMDLNRVFTALGDAGIRVRSMRTKSNRLEELFVRLTGDEAAAKREQAA; the protein is encoded by the coding sequence ATGGCCTCCACGACAACGGCTCCCGCGGCAGTTCCCGCGCTGGCCATCACCGACCTGCGCAAGGTCTACGACACCGGCGTGCAGGCCCTCAAGGGCGTGTCGCTGCAGGTCGAGCCCGGCGATTTCTTCGCCCTGCTCGGGCCCAACGGCGCCGGCAAGTCCACGCTGATCGGCGTGGTCAGTTCGCTGGTCAACAAGAGCAGCGGCCAGGTCGGCGTGTTCGGCGTGGACATCGATCGCGACCGCGACGGCGCCATGCGCCTGCTGGGCCTGGTGCCGCAGGAAATCAACTTCAACATGTTCGAGAAGCCGCTGGACATCTGCGTGAACTACGCCGGCTTCTACGGTATCCCGCGCGCCGAGGCGCTGGTGCGTGCCGAGGAGGAACTCAAGCGCGCGCAGCTGTGGGAGAAGGCCCACGTCATGAGCCGCACGCTGTCCGGCGGCATGAAGCGCCGGCTGATGATCGCCCGCGCCATGATGACCCGGCCCAGGCTGCTGATCCTCGACGAACCCACCGCCGGCGTCGACATCGAGATCCGCCGCGGCATGTGGAAGACGCTGAAGGACATCAACGAGGCCGGCACCACCATCATCCTGACCACGCACTACCTGGAAGAGGCCGAGAGCCTCTGCCGCAACCTCGCCATCATCGACCGCGGCGTCATCGTCGAGCAGGGACCGATGCGCGCCCTGCTGGCCAAGCTGGACGTGGAGGGCTTCCTGTTCGACATCGACGGCGAACTGCCGGCGCAACTGCCGGTGATCGAAGGCACCACGCTGTCCGCCACCGACAGCCACACCCTGGACCTGGACATGCCGCGCGCGATGGACCTCAACCGTGTCTTCACCGCGCTGGGCGACGCCGGCATCCGCGTGCGCTCCATGCGCACCAAGAGCAACCGGCTGGAGGAGCTGTTCGTGCGCCTGACCGGCGACGAAGCCGCCGCCAAGCGGGAGCAGGCCGCATGA
- a CDS encoding ABC transporter permease — MSATEMPPAADSTPFRKNLVALGTIVRREVNRILRIWGQTLVPPAITMTLYFLIFGGLIGSRIGDMGGYSYMEFIVPGLVMMSIIQNSYGNISSSFFGAKFGRHVEELLVSPMPNWVILLGYVAGAVLRGLMVGAIVLIIAMFFTKVRVPHPLVTITTVLLGATIFSLAGFVNAAYAKKFDDIAIVPTFILTPLTYLGGVFYSVKLLPPWAEALTHANPIFYMVNAFRYGLLGTSDVPLWIAYALMLAFVVGLAALGLWLLKKGVGLRS, encoded by the coding sequence ATGAGCGCCACCGAGATGCCGCCAGCCGCCGACAGCACGCCGTTCCGCAAGAACCTGGTGGCGCTGGGCACCATCGTCCGCCGCGAAGTGAACCGCATCCTGCGCATCTGGGGCCAGACCCTGGTGCCGCCGGCCATCACCATGACGCTGTACTTCCTGATCTTCGGCGGCCTGATCGGCAGCCGCATCGGCGACATGGGCGGCTACAGCTACATGGAGTTCATCGTGCCGGGCCTGGTGATGATGAGCATCATCCAGAACAGCTACGGCAACATCAGCTCCAGTTTCTTCGGCGCCAAGTTCGGACGCCACGTGGAGGAACTGCTGGTCAGCCCGATGCCGAACTGGGTGATCCTGCTCGGCTACGTCGCCGGTGCGGTGCTGCGCGGCCTGATGGTCGGTGCCATCGTGCTGATCATCGCGATGTTCTTCACGAAGGTGCGGGTGCCGCATCCGCTGGTCACCATCACTACCGTGCTGCTGGGCGCGACGATCTTCTCCCTGGCCGGGTTCGTCAACGCGGCGTATGCGAAGAAGTTCGACGACATCGCCATCGTGCCGACCTTCATCCTCACCCCGCTGACTTACCTGGGCGGCGTGTTCTACTCGGTCAAGCTGCTGCCGCCCTGGGCCGAAGCGCTGACCCACGCCAACCCGATCTTCTACATGGTCAACGCGTTCCGCTACGGCCTGCTCGGCACCAGCGACGTGCCCCTGTGGATCGCCTACGCGCTGATGCTGGCGTTCGTGGTCGGCCTGGCCGCGCTCGGCCTGTGGTTGCTGAAGAAGGGCGTGGGGCTGCGCAGCTGA
- the panE gene encoding 2-dehydropantoate 2-reductase: MRLLVLGAGGTGGYFGGRLAQAGIDVSFLVRPARAALLRERGLRIRSPLGDADVPVQVLTADALAEAAPFDLVLLSCKAYDLDSAMDAIAPAVDAGARVLPLLNGLRHYAALDAHFGFGRVLGGLCFISATLGDDGEVLHLGKPASMTFGERAGQAPDSRLQALAAACAQAGIDHAHTPDIAQAQWAKYSFLTALAAGTCVMRAPIGTIVAGEGGVDFMAALHEECLAVAAACGQPVPASAQATARETLTAAGSPMKASMLRDLEAGQRVEAAHIVGDMVHRAGLYGIAAPRLHTAWVHLQAYERLRTS, from the coding sequence ATGCGGTTGCTCGTGCTGGGCGCCGGCGGGACCGGCGGTTATTTCGGGGGTCGGCTCGCACAGGCGGGCATCGACGTGAGTTTCCTGGTGCGGCCTGCACGCGCAGCGCTGTTGCGCGAGCGCGGTCTGCGCATCCGCAGCCCGCTGGGCGATGCCGACGTGCCCGTGCAGGTGCTGACGGCGGACGCGTTGGCGGAGGCCGCGCCGTTCGACCTGGTGCTGCTCAGCTGCAAGGCCTACGACCTGGACAGCGCGATGGACGCCATCGCGCCCGCGGTCGATGCAGGCGCCCGCGTGCTGCCGCTGCTCAACGGCCTGCGGCATTACGCAGCACTGGATGCGCATTTCGGCTTCGGGCGCGTCCTGGGCGGCCTGTGCTTCATCAGCGCAACGCTGGGCGACGATGGCGAGGTCCTGCATCTGGGCAAGCCGGCATCGATGACGTTCGGCGAACGCGCAGGCCAGGCGCCGGACAGCCGCCTGCAGGCGCTCGCCGCCGCGTGCGCGCAGGCCGGCATCGACCACGCGCACACGCCGGACATCGCCCAGGCGCAGTGGGCGAAGTACAGCTTCCTCACCGCGCTGGCTGCCGGCACATGCGTGATGCGTGCGCCGATCGGCACCATCGTGGCGGGCGAGGGCGGCGTGGATTTCATGGCGGCGTTGCATGAGGAATGCCTGGCCGTAGCGGCCGCGTGCGGCCAGCCGGTGCCGGCGTCTGCGCAAGCGACCGCACGCGAGACCCTGACCGCCGCCGGCTCGCCGATGAAAGCCTCCATGCTGCGCGACCTGGAAGCCGGGCAACGCGTCGAAGCCGCGCACATCGTCGGCGACATGGTCCATCGCGCCGGCCTGTACGGCATCGCCGCTCCCCGCCTGCACACCGCATGGGTGCACCTGCAGGCCTACGAGCGACTGCGCACCTCATGA
- a CDS encoding epimerase, translating to MRKAIPRCVPSPMRWLGYLSSTGVYADRQGGVVDAASPADGIDPTAAARRRAEAQWHALAQHRGIACGVFRLAGIYGPGRNLLRQLAEGTARHVVRPGLVFNRIHVDDACDAVVASLHRTRASDAIYLVADTQPAPPQEVLGHAAAVSGLPLPPAEAYDPAHASPAQRRFYGSCKRIDACATYEALHWQPRYPDYRQGLEALWQAGEGRSRSA from the coding sequence ATGCGGAAGGCGATCCCGCGCTGCGTACCGTCGCCGATGCGCTGGCTCGGCTATCTCTCTTCCACGGGCGTCTACGCGGACCGCCAAGGGGGCGTGGTGGACGCGGCGTCCCCCGCGGACGGAATCGACCCGACCGCCGCGGCGCGACGCCGGGCGGAGGCGCAGTGGCACGCGCTGGCCCAGCATCGCGGCATCGCCTGCGGCGTGTTCCGGTTGGCGGGCATCTACGGGCCGGGCCGCAACCTGCTGCGACAGCTGGCCGAAGGCACGGCGCGCCACGTGGTGAGGCCGGGCCTGGTGTTCAACCGCATCCACGTCGACGATGCCTGCGATGCGGTGGTCGCTTCGCTGCATCGGACGCGCGCCTCCGATGCGATCTACCTGGTGGCCGACACGCAGCCGGCGCCTCCGCAGGAGGTGCTGGGCCACGCTGCAGCCGTCAGTGGTCTGCCGCTGCCACCCGCTGAAGCGTATGACCCTGCGCATGCGTCACCGGCGCAACGGCGCTTCTACGGCAGCTGCAAGCGCATCGACGCATGCGCGACCTATGAGGCCCTGCACTGGCAGCCCCGTTATCCGGACTACCGCCAAGGGCTGGAAGCGCTCTGGCAGGCCGGCGAAGGTCGCAGCCGCAGCGCCTGA
- a CDS encoding TatD family hydrolase — MDLIDIGANLTHESFDHDRNAVLQRARQAGVVQQVVTGASREHSPTALRLAQAHPGELFATAGVHPHHASEYTDECDAEMRALHAHPEVVAVGECGLDYFRDFSPRPAQRKAFERQLQIAVDTGKPLFLHQRDAHDDFVAMMKNFDGKLGPAVVHCFTGTRKELFDCLDQDWHIGITGWLCDERRGLHLRELVKNIPADRLMIETDAPYLLPRTVKPQPSHRRNEPMYLAHIVAELARDRGEDIELTAATTTATARAFFRLPETARG, encoded by the coding sequence ATGGACCTCATCGACATCGGCGCCAACCTCACCCACGAGAGCTTCGACCACGACCGCAACGCGGTGCTGCAGCGTGCGCGCCAGGCCGGCGTGGTGCAGCAGGTGGTTACCGGCGCCAGCCGCGAGCATTCGCCGACCGCGCTGCGCCTGGCGCAGGCGCATCCGGGCGAGCTGTTCGCCACCGCCGGCGTGCATCCGCACCACGCCAGCGAGTACACGGACGAATGCGATGCCGAGATGCGTGCCCTGCATGCACACCCGGAGGTGGTGGCGGTAGGCGAATGCGGGCTGGATTACTTCCGCGATTTTTCGCCGCGCCCGGCCCAGCGCAAGGCGTTCGAGCGCCAGTTGCAGATCGCCGTCGACACCGGCAAGCCGCTGTTCCTTCACCAGCGCGACGCGCACGACGACTTCGTCGCGATGATGAAGAACTTCGACGGCAAGCTCGGTCCGGCGGTGGTGCACTGCTTCACCGGCACCCGGAAGGAGCTGTTCGACTGCCTGGACCAGGACTGGCATATCGGCATCACCGGCTGGCTGTGCGACGAGCGCCGCGGCCTGCACCTGCGCGAGCTGGTGAAGAACATCCCGGCCGACCGGCTGATGATCGAGACCGATGCGCCCTACCTGCTGCCGCGCACGGTGAAGCCGCAACCCTCGCACCGTCGCAACGAACCGATGTATCTCGCCCACATCGTCGCCGAGCTGGCGCGCGACCGTGGCGAGGACATCGAACTAACCGCTGCCACGACGACGGCGACGGCACGGGCGTTCTTCCGGTTGCCGGAGACGGCACGTGGCTGA
- the hrpB gene encoding ATP-dependent helicase HrpB has product MPSPTFPITPLLPDILRSLSEHPRLVLEAPPGAGKTTQVPLALLDEPWLQGRKIVMLEPRRVAARAAAGFMAKQHGEAVGGTVGYRIRFENKVGPDTRIEVVTEGILTRMIQDDPMLEDIGAILFDEFHERHLAGDLGLALALDVQAQLREDLRLVVMSATLDGEKLARFLDAPRLSSEGRGFPVDVAHFAARRDESLESQVRRAVEQAVQSHPGDVLVFLPGQREIARVQTMLSPSPAGRGIGERANEGNEVSGNAAARPPRPEPVEGRAGPLLPRGEGKDDVIVLALHGELPVEKQSEALQPDPQGRRRVVLATNVAESSVTLPGVRVVIDSGLAREPSYDPNSGFSRLEVTTISQASADQRAGRAGRVAEGWAYRLWPQSQRLDPQRRPEIALVELGALALELAAWGSEALRFVDAPPPGAMNAARDLLRRLGALTSSNAITPLGKRMLALGTHPRLAAMLLSAGGGEDRPLACDLAALVEARDPLRMGGDALAARWRALAAFRTGRAPGDANRSGLAAIDAAAKQWRRRLRENASPPSSVEAHCLGDVLMHAFPDRIGFRHPQDARRYLLANGRSARLFDDSALVGEPWIVVSELRHENRDALVQRGAPVDEQRLRRDFADRFVTEDTVRWDAARRALAAQRESRFDQIVFDARPAGRVDPALAAAALTDAVRDLGLDALSWPESLQQWRERVRCLREWMPDLGLPDLSDDALMATLDDWLTPAFAGKTRLDALGEDELAHALKSGMDWSLRQRIDQLAPVRITVPSGMERRIEYTYGQPPVLAVKLQELFGLADTPRVANGRVPLLLHLLSPGGKPLQVTADLRNFWNATYAEVKKEMKGRYPKHPWPDDPWSAQATHRAKPRGT; this is encoded by the coding sequence ATGCCGTCGCCCACCTTCCCCATCACGCCGCTGCTGCCGGACATCCTCCGCAGCCTGTCCGAGCACCCGCGCCTGGTGCTGGAAGCGCCGCCCGGCGCGGGCAAGACCACGCAGGTGCCGCTGGCGCTGCTGGATGAGCCGTGGTTGCAGGGTCGCAAGATCGTGATGCTGGAACCGCGGCGCGTGGCCGCGCGCGCCGCCGCCGGTTTCATGGCGAAGCAGCACGGCGAAGCGGTGGGCGGCACGGTCGGCTACCGCATCCGCTTCGAGAACAAGGTCGGTCCCGATACGCGGATCGAAGTGGTCACCGAAGGCATCCTGACGCGCATGATCCAGGACGATCCTATGCTGGAAGACATCGGCGCGATCCTGTTCGACGAATTCCACGAGCGCCACCTCGCCGGCGACCTCGGCCTCGCGCTGGCGCTCGACGTCCAGGCGCAGCTGCGCGAAGACCTGCGCCTGGTGGTGATGTCGGCCACGCTCGATGGCGAGAAGCTGGCGCGCTTCCTGGATGCGCCACGGTTGAGCAGCGAAGGTCGTGGCTTTCCGGTGGACGTGGCGCACTTCGCGGCCCGTCGCGATGAGTCGCTCGAAAGCCAGGTGCGCCGCGCCGTCGAACAGGCGGTCCAGTCGCATCCCGGCGACGTGCTGGTGTTCCTCCCTGGCCAGCGCGAGATCGCGCGGGTGCAGACGATGCTGAGCCCCTCTCCCGCCGGGAGAGGCATTGGGGAGAGGGCCAACGAGGGCAATGAGGTTTCCGGCAACGCAGCTGCGCGCCCCCCACGCCCTGAGCCTGTCGAAGGGCGCGCCGGGCCCCTTCTCCCGAGGGGAGAAGGGAAAGACGATGTCATCGTGCTGGCGCTGCACGGTGAACTGCCGGTCGAGAAGCAGTCCGAAGCCCTGCAGCCCGATCCGCAAGGCCGGCGTCGTGTCGTGCTGGCGACCAACGTGGCCGAGTCGTCGGTGACCTTGCCCGGCGTGCGCGTGGTGATCGACAGCGGCTTGGCGCGCGAGCCGTCGTACGATCCCAACAGCGGCTTCTCGCGGCTGGAGGTCACCACCATCTCGCAGGCGTCCGCCGACCAGCGCGCGGGGCGTGCCGGCCGCGTCGCCGAGGGATGGGCGTACCGCTTGTGGCCGCAATCGCAGCGGCTGGATCCGCAGCGACGCCCGGAGATCGCGCTGGTCGAACTGGGCGCGCTGGCGCTGGAACTGGCGGCGTGGGGCAGCGAGGCGCTGCGCTTCGTCGATGCGCCACCGCCCGGCGCGATGAATGCCGCGCGCGACCTGCTGCGCCGGCTGGGCGCTTTGACCTCGTCGAACGCGATCACGCCGCTGGGCAAGCGCATGCTGGCGTTGGGCACGCATCCGCGGCTGGCGGCGATGCTGTTGTCGGCGGGCGGGGGTGAGGATCGCCCGCTGGCGTGCGACCTCGCCGCGCTGGTCGAAGCGCGCGATCCGCTGCGCATGGGCGGCGATGCACTGGCCGCGCGCTGGCGTGCACTGGCCGCGTTCCGCACCGGGCGCGCACCGGGCGACGCCAACCGTTCCGGCTTGGCGGCCATCGACGCCGCGGCGAAGCAATGGCGTCGCCGCCTGCGCGAGAACGCGTCGCCGCCGTCGTCGGTCGAAGCCCACTGCCTGGGCGATGTGCTGATGCATGCCTTCCCCGACCGGATCGGCTTCCGGCATCCGCAGGACGCGCGGCGCTATCTGCTGGCGAACGGGCGCAGTGCGCGGCTTTTCGATGACAGCGCGCTGGTCGGCGAACCGTGGATCGTGGTCAGCGAGTTGCGCCATGAGAACCGCGATGCCCTGGTGCAGCGTGGCGCGCCGGTGGACGAGCAGCGTCTGCGTCGCGATTTCGCCGACCGCTTCGTCACCGAAGACACGGTGCGCTGGGATGCCGCGCGTCGCGCGCTGGCTGCGCAGCGGGAATCGCGCTTCGACCAGATCGTGTTCGATGCCCGCCCCGCCGGCCGCGTCGATCCCGCGCTCGCCGCCGCTGCGTTGACCGACGCGGTCCGTGATCTCGGCCTGGACGCGCTGTCGTGGCCGGAGTCGCTGCAGCAGTGGCGCGAACGCGTGCGCTGCCTGCGCGAGTGGATGCCGGACCTCGGCCTGCCCGACCTGTCTGACGACGCACTGATGGCCACGCTGGACGACTGGCTGACGCCTGCGTTCGCGGGCAAGACGCGGCTCGATGCGCTGGGCGAGGACGAGCTGGCGCATGCGCTGAAGTCCGGCATGGACTGGTCGCTGCGGCAGCGCATCGACCAGCTCGCGCCCGTGCGCATCACCGTGCCGTCCGGGATGGAGCGCCGCATCGAATACACGTACGGTCAGCCACCCGTACTGGCGGTGAAGCTGCAGGAGCTGTTCGGCCTGGCCGACACCCCGCGCGTGGCCAACGGCCGCGTGCCGCTGCTGCTGCACCTGCTGTCGCCCGGCGGCAAACCGCTGCAGGTCACCGCCGACCTGCGCAACTTCTGGAACGCCACCTACGCCGAGGTGAAGAAGGAGATGAAGGGGCGGTACCCGAAGCATCCGTGGCCGGACGACCCGTGGAGTGCACAGGCGACGCATCGGGCCAAGCCGCGCGGTACGTAG
- a CDS encoding pseudouridine synthase — protein MLIAFNKPFNVLCQFTDRSDPPRRTLAEFGLPPAVYAAGRLDYDSEGLLLLTDDGALANRLTDPRHKQPKTYWVQVEGTPAEEQLEALRRGVVLNDGPTRPARVERLDPAPTLWPRDPPVRVRKTVPDAWLSVTITEGRNRQVRRMTAAVGLPTLRLVRAAMGDTPLGDLAPGAWRAL, from the coding sequence GTGCTGATTGCGTTCAACAAGCCCTTCAACGTGCTCTGCCAGTTCACCGACCGCAGCGATCCACCGCGGCGGACGCTGGCGGAATTCGGGCTGCCGCCCGCCGTGTACGCCGCGGGCCGGCTGGACTACGACAGCGAGGGGCTGTTGCTGCTGACGGATGACGGCGCGCTGGCGAACCGGCTGACCGATCCGCGCCACAAGCAGCCGAAGACCTACTGGGTGCAGGTGGAAGGCACGCCGGCGGAAGAGCAGCTGGAGGCGCTGCGGCGCGGCGTGGTGTTGAACGATGGACCGACGCGGCCGGCGCGGGTCGAAAGGCTCGATCCGGCGCCGACGCTATGGCCGCGCGATCCGCCGGTGCGCGTCCGCAAGACGGTGCCCGACGCCTGGCTGTCGGTGACGATCACCGAAGGCCGCAACCGTCAGGTCCGCCGCATGACCGCCGCCGTCGGACTTCCGACCCTGCGGCTGGTGCGTGCCGCCATGGGCGACACACCGCTGGGCGATCTGGCGCCCGGCGCGTGGCGGGCGCTCTGA
- a CDS encoding cytochrome b/b6 domain-containing protein, which produces MNRHGHFDAFARALHWSMAILILAMLFVGVGMVASLSLRPVLIDLHRPLGMALLVLAVIRLLHRWRSPPPPLPASLPRAQAFAAKASHVALYAALLAMPLLGWAMLSAGGYPVRMTSTFSLPPLLPQDPALYSLLRQAHGWVGYALFALILLHAAAALHHAWVRRDGVFEAMARGRSGTTMTTAEPDPGTPPES; this is translated from the coding sequence ATGAACCGGCACGGCCATTTCGATGCGTTCGCCCGCGCACTGCACTGGAGCATGGCGATCCTGATCCTGGCGATGCTGTTCGTCGGCGTGGGCATGGTGGCGTCGCTGTCGCTGCGCCCGGTGCTGATCGACCTGCACCGCCCGCTTGGCATGGCGCTGCTGGTGCTGGCGGTGATCCGCCTGCTGCACCGCTGGCGCAGCCCGCCTCCGCCGCTGCCCGCGTCGCTGCCGCGTGCGCAGGCGTTCGCGGCCAAGGCCTCGCACGTGGCGCTGTATGCCGCCCTGCTGGCGATGCCGCTGCTCGGCTGGGCGATGCTGTCGGCGGGCGGTTATCCGGTGCGCATGACCTCGACGTTCTCGCTGCCGCCGCTCCTGCCGCAGGATCCCGCGCTGTACAGCCTGTTGCGGCAGGCGCACGGGTGGGTGGGCTATGCGCTGTTCGCGCTGATCCTGCTGCACGCGGCGGCGGCGCTGCATCATGCCTGGGTGCGGCGCGACGGCGTGTTCGAGGCGATGGCACGAGGACGGTCCGGCACGACGATGACGACGGCCGAGCCGGATCCCGGCACGCCACCGGAATCCTGA
- a CDS encoding catalase family peroxidase, which translates to MPTLPDDPSPPAPRPWRPLATIACLVLAAGLAFAWTAGWIGPAGRLTAPRLVDDIENGKPYPGFRRAHSKGVCVAGHFAPTAQGAALSRAQVFRQASTPVLGRLSIGGADPFGAEAQARVRSLALSLRTDDGQEWRMAMNSFPFFAVATTAGFHAQMLASRPDPATGKPDPAKMAAFLAQYPEAARFQAWAKSAPWSNSWANTEYNGVNTFRFIDAQGRSRFVRWSMRPQAPFQPLPEATRQQAEADYLQEEVRQRLAQGPLRWDLVVTEAVEGDPVDDPSQPWPAERPQHVVGTLVIERSEAQATGACRDVNYDPTVVPDGVALSNDPILAARAAAYSVSFNRRERETARGDIASPATPSGQEAKR; encoded by the coding sequence ATGCCGACCCTCCCCGACGATCCATCTCCGCCCGCGCCCCGTCCCTGGCGCCCCTTGGCCACCATCGCCTGCCTGGTGTTGGCCGCGGGCCTGGCCTTCGCCTGGACGGCGGGATGGATCGGTCCGGCGGGGCGACTCACCGCACCGCGGCTGGTCGATGACATCGAGAACGGCAAGCCCTATCCGGGGTTCCGCCGTGCGCATAGCAAAGGTGTCTGCGTGGCCGGCCATTTCGCGCCCACTGCGCAGGGCGCAGCGCTGTCGCGTGCACAGGTGTTCCGGCAGGCCAGCACGCCGGTGCTGGGACGGTTGTCGATCGGCGGCGCCGACCCGTTCGGTGCCGAGGCGCAGGCGCGCGTGCGCAGCCTGGCGCTGTCGCTGCGCACGGACGACGGGCAGGAGTGGCGGATGGCGATGAACAGTTTCCCGTTCTTCGCCGTCGCCACGACGGCGGGTTTCCACGCGCAGATGCTGGCCTCGCGCCCGGACCCGGCCACCGGCAAGCCCGACCCGGCGAAGATGGCGGCGTTCCTGGCGCAGTATCCGGAAGCGGCTCGCTTCCAGGCCTGGGCGAAATCCGCGCCGTGGTCGAACAGCTGGGCCAACACCGAGTACAACGGCGTGAACACGTTCCGCTTCATCGATGCGCAGGGCCGGTCGCGGTTCGTGCGCTGGTCGATGCGACCTCAGGCGCCGTTCCAGCCGCTGCCGGAGGCCACGCGCCAGCAGGCCGAGGCGGACTATCTGCAAGAGGAGGTACGGCAACGGCTCGCGCAGGGCCCGCTGCGCTGGGACCTGGTGGTCACCGAGGCGGTCGAGGGCGATCCGGTCGATGATCCGTCGCAGCCGTGGCCGGCGGAGCGCCCGCAGCATGTCGTCGGCACGTTGGTGATCGAGCGCAGCGAGGCGCAGGCTACCGGCGCCTGCCGGGACGTGAACTACGATCCCACGGTGGTGCCGGACGGCGTCGCGCTGTCCAACGATCCCATCCTGGCGGCGCGCGCGGCGGCCTACAGCGTCTCGTTCAACCGGCGCGAGCGCGAGACCGCGCGCGGCGACATCGCGTCTCCCGCCACGCCGTCGGGACAGGAGGCAAAACGATGA
- a CDS encoding sigma-70 family RNA polymerase sigma factor: MPARPPPLDDETLHAVIPRLRRFARSLASDASAADDLVQATLERALMRGTEVRDPAALQAWLFSVLYRAFVDEHRRAARWKRIARLFLAEDDASPPTPDQVFDARTSLAGFACLTSEQRALLMLVSVEGLAYREAADALGIPVGTVMSRLSRARQALRARQEDTPPTSTLKAFR; encoded by the coding sequence ATGCCCGCCCGCCCCCCTCCGCTGGATGACGAGACCCTGCACGCGGTGATCCCGCGCCTGCGCCGGTTTGCGCGCTCGCTGGCGTCCGATGCGTCCGCCGCCGACGACCTGGTCCAGGCCACGCTGGAGCGCGCGCTGATGCGAGGCACCGAGGTGCGCGATCCCGCGGCGCTGCAGGCCTGGCTGTTCTCTGTGCTGTACCGCGCTTTCGTGGACGAACATCGGCGCGCGGCACGCTGGAAGCGCATCGCGCGGCTGTTCTTGGCCGAGGACGACGCGTCTCCGCCGACGCCCGACCAGGTGTTCGACGCGCGCACCTCGTTGGCCGGCTTCGCCTGCCTGACGTCCGAGCAGCGCGCGCTGCTGATGCTGGTGAGCGTGGAGGGGCTGGCCTATCGCGAGGCCGCCGACGCGCTGGGCATCCCGGTGGGCACGGTGATGTCGCGCCTGTCGCGCGCGCGCCAAGCGTTGCGCGCGAGGCAGGAGGACACGCCGCCCACGTCCACCCTGAAGGCCTTCCGATGA